Proteins co-encoded in one Bacillus sp. FSL H8-0547 genomic window:
- a CDS encoding iron ABC transporter permease, with amino-acid sequence MLLQSNLMKSGGLVLGVILLIASACASVVLGYTQTSWQTAIAAFTGFDGSNEHIIIQNVRLPRALVAAVVGASLAVAGALMQALTKNPLASPGVFGINAGAGFFVVIAVSVFGVTSLQAFTWISFAGAAVAAFTVYFAGSFGREGLTPMKLTLAGAAMAALFSSLTQGFLVSNEAALDQVLFWLAGSVQGRKLELLYSVLPYTAAAFFICVFLASKINLLMMGEDVAKGLGQKTGTVKLVTAAVIILLAGGAVAIAGPVGFVGIVIPHIARYLVGNDHRWILPYCAVLGAVLLLIADIGARFAAMPEEVPVGVMTALVGTPFFIYIARRGFQKQ; translated from the coding sequence ATGTTATTACAATCTAATTTAATGAAATCCGGAGGACTTGTTCTTGGAGTCATCCTTCTTATTGCAAGTGCCTGTGCAAGTGTTGTGCTCGGATATACCCAAACCTCCTGGCAGACCGCAATTGCTGCATTTACAGGCTTTGACGGATCAAATGAACATATTATCATTCAAAATGTGCGCCTTCCGAGAGCCTTGGTTGCTGCGGTTGTAGGGGCAAGTCTTGCTGTTGCAGGGGCACTGATGCAGGCCCTTACGAAAAATCCGCTCGCATCTCCCGGGGTTTTCGGGATCAATGCAGGAGCCGGTTTTTTTGTAGTCATTGCTGTGTCCGTATTCGGCGTGACGTCTCTCCAGGCTTTCACATGGATTTCGTTTGCCGGAGCTGCAGTTGCAGCGTTTACAGTCTACTTTGCAGGCTCCTTCGGGCGTGAAGGTCTTACTCCGATGAAGCTCACACTTGCGGGTGCTGCAATGGCCGCCTTGTTTTCTTCTTTAACTCAGGGATTTCTTGTCAGCAATGAGGCTGCCCTTGATCAGGTGCTGTTCTGGCTTGCAGGGTCTGTTCAGGGAAGGAAGCTCGAGCTGCTCTACAGTGTGCTGCCTTATACAGCCGCCGCTTTTTTCATCTGCGTGTTTCTTGCGTCTAAAATCAACCTTCTGATGATGGGGGAAGATGTGGCGAAAGGTCTCGGACAGAAGACAGGAACGGTTAAACTGGTGACAGCTGCCGTTATTATTCTGCTTGCAGGCGGTGCGGTTGCCATTGCAGGACCTGTAGGGTTTGTCGGAATCGTGATTCCTCATATAGCGCGTTACCTGGTTGGAAATGATCACCGCTGGATCTTGCCGTATTGCGCTGTACTTGGTGCAGTCCTGCTGCTGATAGCGGATATAGGAGCCAGATTTGCAGCGATGCCTGAAGAGGTTCCGGTCGGAGTGATGACGGCTCTTGTCGGAACGCCGTTTTTCATCTACATCGCACGCAGGGGGTTCCAAAAACAATGA